The Puntigrus tetrazona isolate hp1 chromosome 3, ASM1883169v1, whole genome shotgun sequence genome contains a region encoding:
- the mlx gene encoding LOW QUALITY PROTEIN: max-like protein X (The sequence of the model RefSeq protein was modified relative to this genomic sequence to represent the inferred CDS: deleted 1 base in 1 codon) yields MTENSASPEDPWLKQTDGAFSDNGFDHSFFAESARKGSLVSRANSIGSTSASSVPNTDDEDSDNRHETPYKESYKDRRRRAHTQAEQKRRDAIKKGYDDLQSIVPTCQQQSDFAMATQKMSKATVLQKTIDYIQFLHKEKKKQEEDVSTLRKEVMALKIMKTNYEHIVKAHQNNPQQGSEQVSDQVKFSVFQSIMDSLFQSFIASVSVNSFQELSACVFSWIEEHCKPQTLREFVVTVLQQVNGQL; encoded by the exons atgacgGAAAACAGCGCGTCACCGGAGGATCCCTGGCTCAAA CAGACGGACGGCGCCTTCAGCGACAACGGCTTCGATCACA GTTTCTTTGCCGAGAGTGCTCGCAAAGGAAGTTTGGTGTCAAGAGCCAACAGCATTGGATCCACAAGTGCCTCATCAGTACCAAACACAG ATGATGAAGACAGTGATAACAGACATGAGACGCCCTATAAGGAGTCATATAAAGACCGGAGGAGA AGAGCGCACACACAGGCCGAGCAGAAACGCAGAGATGCCATCAAG AAAGGCTACGATGACCTGCAGTCTATAGTGCCTACATGCCAGCAGCAGTCTGACTTCGCCATGGCCACACAGAAGATGAGTAAAGCTACAGTACTGCAGAAGA caatCGACTACATTCAGTTTCTCcacaaagaaaagaagaagcagGAAGAGGATGTTTCCACACTTAGGAAGGAGGTGATGGCACTGAAAATTATGAAAAC GAACTATGAGCACATTGTAAAGGCCCATCAGAATAACCCTCAGCAGGGCAGCGAGCAGGTTTCAGATCAGGTGAAGTTCAGTGTGTTTCAGAGCATCATGGACTCTCTGTTCCAGTCCTTCATTGCCTCAGTGTCAGTCAACAGCTTTCAGGAGCTCTCTGCCTGCGTCTTCAGCTGGATCGAGGAGCACTGCAAGCCCCAG ACGCTGAGAGAGTTTGTGGTGACCGTGCTGCAGCAAGTGAATGGTCAGCTCTGA